In Mytilus edulis chromosome 7, xbMytEdul2.2, whole genome shotgun sequence, a single genomic region encodes these proteins:
- the LOC139482740 gene encoding putative leucine-rich repeat-containing protein DDB_G0290503 encodes MVSTILVFMGLHFFSISGFLLDSTKSPQAENGISESHFTTLLKLLVDERKSREQLENVVLRLQQELSNKVSSSDHCNCKSAEITEELNNNTEQLKTELGYLRKEFNTLQLQCGQFDKHVSSNRAYTERPTQGTGDLKELKGTADLETILGLENKTNHLEVKVYNMELSLQSIVSGANARSKKLIGIVNKIKATDNLTLYLTNEIQKSNGKLSAVMTDMNSRKQDFIALVNKTEFTNDKLRSLEIWLENKIHYLETNFTLSVSNITNTVNQSLTSLQKYFMNSVQQLQSGLNDTYQKLDKISNRAVLSAYANGGTIAANVVIPFTQIHALRGIQNFTSVMKEGKFTCEISGMYLISVFVSTDTNSSGNFKIYRNNRIIATAFRQPHLNYLTFTAIVPERLHINDSVFVKNGPEMVVGNIGQSSFSIIQI; translated from the exons ATGGTTTCAACAATTCTTGTATTTATGGGTTTACACTTTTTTTCTATAAGTGGATTCTTATTGGACAGTACTAAGTCTCCGCAAGCAGAAAATGGTATATCGGAAAGTCATTTCACTACGCTTCTGAAATTACTTGTGGATGAGCGAAAATCGCGTGAACAGCTAGAAAACGTTGTTTTACGCCTTCAACAGGAATTATCTAATAAAGTGAGTAGCTCAGATCATTGCAATTGTAAAAGTGCAGAAATTACCGAGGAGTTAAATAACAATACAGAACAGTTGAAAACAGAACTAGGATACCTTCGAAAGGAATTTAATACTTTACAGTTACAATGTGGACAGTTCGATAAACATGTATCGTCAAATAGAGCTTATACAGAACGTCCAACACAGGGGACAGGTGACTTGAAAGAGCTTAAGGGTACGGCAGACTTAGAAACGATTCTTGGTTTAGAAAATAAGACAAATCATTTAGAGGTGAAAGTCTATAACATGGAACTATCTTTACAATCTATTGTGTCTGGTGCAAATGCTAGATCAAAAAAACTAATCggtattgtaaataaaattaagGCAACAGATAATTTAACATTGTATTTGACGAATGAAATTCAAAAGTCTAATGGTAAGCTTAGTGCTGTCATGACCGATATGAATAGCAGGAAACAAGATTTTATAGCTTTAGTGAACAAAACAGAATTTACGAATGATAAATTGAGATCATTGGAGATTTGGTTAGAGAATAAAATTCATTACCTTGAGACTAATTTTACTCTCTCAGTATCAAACATTACGAATACAGTTAACCAAAGCCTTAcatctttacaaaaatattttatgaatagcGTACAGCAATTGCAGTCTGGGCTGAATGACACATATCAAAAACTGGACAAGATTTCTAATAGAG CTGTATTGTCTGCTTATGCAAATGGTGGTACAATTGCAGCCAACGTGGTCATTCCATTCACACAAATACATGCTTTACGTGGAATACAAAATTTCACGTCAGTGATGAAAGAAGGAAAATTTACATGTGAGATATCGGGAATGTATCTTATATCTGTTTTTGTATCAACAGATACTAATTCAAgcggaaattttaaaatttacagaaaCAATCGAATCATTGCCACTGCGTTCAGACAACCTCATTTGAATTATCTTACATTTACCGCAATTGTACCAGAACGTCTGCACATCAATGACAGTGTGTTTGTCAAGAATGGACCTGAAATGGTTGTCGGAAATATCGGCCAGTCATCTTTTTCAATAATTCAAATTTAG